A DNA window from Aminipila luticellarii contains the following coding sequences:
- a CDS encoding polysaccharide deacetylase family protein codes for MKKVFLTVDVECHDIEHINRWITGKYKKEEYGLAKILEVAEKLQIPINFFVDVPEMNRYGKEYIDDIINKIKEYNQPVYLHLHPNYISGDETKSYFWQYDKKEQREIFKEVYSQYLNLMGMNKDDTLVFRMGRYGVDNTFYDILNEEKIKVIDLSYTYGNSKMCKLQDKEFPTNNIMCYKGHLLLPNTSYVGFHLGKFKKILGLDVAQTCKQELFDVIEHLDNKNIVITMHVWDLFKRYFFSNKIRPDHKNIDKLNDWIKELENMEYEFGKLEDLTFDDLLRQNNVDFLYDPYEQSIRKKVRFLWYNFIRFMHMARNSKKYFKLYLTGLVVLCIITGIIFKLIIL; via the coding sequence ATGAAAAAAGTATTTTTAACAGTGGACGTTGAATGCCATGACATAGAACATATAAATAGATGGATAACGGGAAAATATAAGAAAGAAGAATATGGGTTGGCGAAGATCTTAGAAGTTGCCGAAAAGTTACAAATACCTATTAATTTTTTTGTTGATGTACCAGAAATGAATCGTTATGGAAAAGAATATATAGATGACATAATTAATAAAATAAAAGAATATAATCAACCTGTATATTTACATTTACATCCAAACTATATCAGTGGAGATGAGACAAAGAGCTATTTTTGGCAATATGATAAAAAAGAACAGCGAGAGATTTTTAAAGAAGTATATAGCCAATATTTGAATTTGATGGGCATGAATAAAGACGATACTTTAGTATTTCGCATGGGAAGATATGGGGTAGATAATACCTTTTATGATATCCTGAATGAAGAAAAAATCAAAGTAATAGATTTATCTTATACATATGGAAACTCTAAAATGTGTAAATTACAAGATAAAGAGTTTCCCACCAATAATATCATGTGCTACAAAGGACATCTGTTGTTGCCCAATACTTCTTATGTTGGTTTCCACCTAGGTAAATTTAAAAAAATTTTAGGTTTGGATGTGGCACAAACCTGTAAACAAGAATTGTTCGATGTTATAGAGCACTTAGATAATAAGAATATTGTGATAACTATGCATGTTTGGGATTTGTTTAAAAGGTATTTTTTTAGTAATAAAATTCGACCAGATCATAAAAATATTGATAAATTAAATGATTGGATCAAGGAACTTGAAAATATGGAGTATGAATTTGGCAAGTTAGAAGATTTAACTTTTGATGATTTACTAAGGCAGAACAATGTAGATTTTCTGTATGACCCATATGAGCAGAGTATAAGGAAAAAAGTAAGATTTTTATGGTACAATTTTATCAGATTTATGCATATGGCAAGAAATAGTAAAAAGTATTTTAAATTATATTTAACTGGCTTGGTTGTTTTATGTATAATAACTGGAATTATTTTTAAACTAATTATTTTATGA
- a CDS encoding glycosyltransferase, with protein MKKIIFITTRNIINTSGELRLIKNRGQALFNTFGVETYYFSLSPIKRKDRPKESLGDGSKLHAFYFKSYWGLKKQTKRVIREITKEISDEDIIIISGYMPRYLIQNIKKLRVKTILDIHGTLEELKEYVSDTCFSKLKNYIRYTIFSNSEKEILVFAKGVLVVSKALKERYAAKYSIDSNLIYVIPCGGNKEKIDLEEVQKHRLFWREELNIADEEILFIYSGGISPWQSIDEMIQLYIEIKGNICRKCKLLIMSGDIHTIKKYESREQDIIIRSFTAEQVQHILCAGDIAMLLRNNTVTNNLAFPNKFYEYLLSGMYIICSKFIYDQAALTDKYGVGFTTNGKLDSDIITAIENMEPIESRKGNIDLLLQELSFKNTLQTFVKKQMGWNDEKSIFNSGR; from the coding sequence ATGAAAAAAATAATTTTTATAACAACCAGAAATATTATTAATACATCAGGTGAGTTAAGATTAATAAAGAACAGGGGTCAGGCCTTGTTTAATACCTTTGGGGTGGAGACTTATTATTTTTCGTTGTCACCAATAAAGAGGAAGGATAGACCTAAAGAAAGTCTAGGAGATGGAAGTAAGCTTCATGCCTTTTATTTTAAAAGTTACTGGGGATTAAAGAAACAAACAAAGAGAGTAATTAGAGAGATAACAAAAGAAATAAGCGACGAGGATATAATTATAATATCGGGATACATGCCTCGATATTTGATACAAAATATAAAAAAATTACGAGTTAAAACGATATTAGATATCCATGGAACATTGGAGGAATTGAAAGAATATGTTTCTGATACATGCTTTTCTAAATTAAAAAATTATATACGATATACGATTTTTTCTAATTCAGAAAAAGAAATACTTGTGTTTGCTAAAGGAGTATTAGTTGTTTCCAAAGCTTTAAAGGAACGGTATGCTGCTAAGTATAGTATTGACTCCAACTTAATTTATGTGATACCCTGTGGTGGGAACAAGGAGAAAATTGATCTGGAAGAAGTTCAAAAACATCGCTTGTTTTGGAGAGAAGAGTTAAATATAGCGGATGAAGAAATTTTGTTTATTTATTCAGGTGGAATATCGCCATGGCAATCTATAGATGAAATGATTCAGCTATATATAGAGATTAAGGGGAATATATGCAGAAAATGCAAGTTACTCATTATGTCAGGAGATATTCATACAATAAAAAAATATGAGAGCAGGGAGCAGGATATTATTATTAGAAGTTTCACAGCAGAACAGGTACAGCATATACTATGTGCCGGAGATATTGCTATGCTCTTAAGAAACAATACTGTAACTAATAATCTGGCATTCCCAAATAAGTTTTATGAATACCTACTGAGCGGGATGTATATAATTTGCAGTAAGTTTATTTATGACCAGGCGGCACTTACGGATAAATATGGAGTAGGTTTTACAACCAATGGAAAATTAGATAGCGATATAATTACGGCCATTGAAAATATGGAGCCTATAGAATCCAGAAAGGGAAATATAGATTTATTATTACAGGAGTTGTCTTTTAAAAATACGCTACAAACTTTTGTAAAAAAACAAATGGGATGGAATGATGAAAAAAGTATTTTTAACAGTGGACGTTGA